A genomic segment from Calderihabitans maritimus encodes:
- a CDS encoding GntR family transcriptional regulator, protein MNFENFKIDFTSGVPIYIQLKEAIKYAIAAGYYPPGSRLPTVRQMAVSLKINANTVSRVYSELEQEGILATRQGKGTFVREVDIPKEDFRRKRLQEIIERTLVESYNLGFSPEEVLQALTEKVKAIQEEKGGEQG, encoded by the coding sequence GTGAATTTTGAAAATTTTAAAATAGATTTTACAAGCGGGGTCCCCATCTATATACAGCTTAAAGAAGCTATTAAATATGCGATTGCGGCCGGATATTACCCGCCGGGCAGCAGGCTTCCCACAGTCCGGCAGATGGCGGTCAGCTTAAAAATAAATGCCAACACCGTCAGCCGGGTTTATTCGGAGCTGGAACAGGAAGGTATACTGGCTACCCGGCAGGGGAAGGGGACTTTTGTGCGGGAAGTGGATATTCCGAAGGAAGATTTCCGCCGGAAGCGACTGCAGGAAATAATTGAAAGAACACTGGTAGAATCTTACAATTTAGGTTTTTCTCCCGAGGAGGTTCTGCAGGCTTTAACAGAGAAAGTGAAAGCCATTCAAGAGGAGAAGGGGGGTGAACAGGGTTGA
- a CDS encoding metal-dependent hydrolase, giving the protein MERERWERMDPVTHTLAGLAAASFSGQAFSLTNPVYLGAALGSLAPDLDILYQLKGEVVYLKNHRGMSHSLPGLIGFSGLIAFVLHLFFPTTSFSFIWWWTFLGAVSHSLLDLLNSHGLRLFWPLSNKLIALNLLNITDPIFLFILTGITFGSFISPELVRVSVMALIAYLLLRFVLTGIIHGYLRRKFHGEKIKKIVVMPALLSIWKWYFLVETETTCYTGEMGVFSWALTIYAKLEKHRENRIIKAAMESTIGRIFREFTPHFYVIYQQLGNNHVVRFLDLRYYLKKEFLHSATVVFNQHCELREQFFHPFSRSRKIKVTG; this is encoded by the coding sequence GTGGAAAGGGAGAGATGGGAGAGGATGGATCCGGTAACTCATACCTTGGCCGGTCTGGCGGCGGCTTCTTTCTCCGGACAGGCCTTTTCGCTGACCAATCCTGTTTACCTGGGGGCAGCTTTAGGATCTTTGGCTCCTGACTTGGATATACTGTACCAATTAAAGGGCGAAGTGGTATATTTGAAAAATCACCGGGGGATGTCCCATTCCTTGCCCGGTCTTATAGGTTTCAGCGGGCTCATTGCTTTTGTGTTACATCTCTTTTTTCCTACCACTTCTTTCTCCTTTATTTGGTGGTGGACCTTCCTAGGGGCTGTTTCCCATAGTTTGTTGGATCTCTTAAATTCTCACGGTCTCCGCCTGTTCTGGCCCTTAAGCAACAAGCTTATAGCTTTAAATCTTCTAAATATTACCGATCCGATATTTCTCTTTATCTTAACTGGTATAACATTTGGTTCCTTTATCTCCCCTGAGCTGGTACGGGTAAGTGTGATGGCACTGATTGCTTATCTTCTGCTGCGATTCGTTTTAACAGGAATTATTCACGGCTACCTTCGTCGAAAATTTCACGGTGAGAAGATTAAGAAGATAGTAGTTATGCCAGCCCTGCTCAGTATCTGGAAATGGTATTTTTTAGTGGAAACGGAAACAACCTGTTATACCGGGGAGATGGGCGTTTTTTCCTGGGCCCTGACCATATACGCTAAGCTGGAAAAGCACCGGGAGAACCGTATTATCAAAGCTGCCATGGAAAGCACGATAGGTAGAATTTTTAGGGAGTTTACCCCTCATTTTTATGTAATATACCAGCAGCTAGGCAATAACCATGTAGTACGCTTTTTGGATCTGCGATATTATTTAAAAAAGGAATTTCTGCACAGTGCAACGGTGGTTTTTAACCAGCATTGTGAACTCAGGGAACAGTTTTTTCATCCCTTCAGCCGAAGCAGAAAAATAAAAGTTACCGGATAG
- a CDS encoding enoyl-CoA hydratase-related protein, which produces MEKEKKLVKLEVEGKIAVITIDHPPVNALNAQVMAELDEALDQVASDKEIGVLIITGAGEKAFVAGADIRQFPELDEKAGRELSARGQAIFDKIEELAIPVICAINGYALGGGCELALACDIRVVAENAKLGQPEVNLAVIPGYGGTQRLPRLVGAGKAKQLIFTGDAIDAQEAYRIGLADELVPAGQALEKAKEMAKKILTKGPVAIRLCKEAINRGLQMPLKEGLALEAELFGKACATEDKNEGAKAFLEKRKPNFQGK; this is translated from the coding sequence ATGGAGAAGGAGAAAAAGCTAGTCAAGCTGGAGGTGGAGGGAAAAATAGCGGTAATAACTATTGATCACCCGCCGGTCAATGCGCTAAACGCTCAGGTTATGGCTGAACTGGATGAAGCATTAGACCAGGTAGCTTCCGATAAGGAGATAGGAGTGCTGATTATTACCGGGGCAGGGGAAAAGGCGTTTGTGGCCGGTGCTGATATCCGGCAGTTCCCCGAATTGGATGAAAAGGCAGGTAGAGAGCTGTCTGCTAGAGGTCAGGCCATTTTTGACAAGATTGAAGAGCTGGCCATACCCGTCATATGTGCTATTAATGGTTATGCTCTAGGAGGCGGGTGTGAACTGGCGCTGGCTTGTGACATTCGGGTGGTGGCGGAGAATGCCAAGCTGGGACAGCCGGAGGTGAATTTGGCCGTTATTCCGGGTTACGGGGGTACCCAACGCCTTCCGCGGCTGGTCGGGGCAGGTAAGGCCAAGCAACTGATTTTTACCGGTGATGCTATTGATGCTCAAGAAGCCTACCGGATTGGTCTGGCCGACGAACTGGTGCCTGCCGGCCAGGCTCTGGAAAAAGCTAAGGAAATGGCTAAAAAGATACTCACCAAAGGTCCGGTGGCCATAAGACTCTGCAAGGAAGCCATCAACCGGGGGCTGCAGATGCCCCTCAAGGAAGGGTTGGCCCTGGAAGCAGAGCTGTTCGGGAAGGCCTGCGCCACGGAGGATAAAAACGAAGGAGCTAAAGCTTTCCTGGAAAAGAGAAAACCGAATTTCCAGGGGAAATAA
- a CDS encoding thermonuclease family protein — protein MKRYFLGTLLLVLGFLVVAGRGENRFLELIPAPFHPPGQLVAKVERVVDGDTIIVRLNKGRKERVRLIGIDTPETKHPSKGVEPYGREATAFTRRLVEGRWVKLELDVQERDRYGRLLSYVYIGDTFVNAELVRRGYARVMTVPPNVKYADLFLSLEQEARRQKRGLWGLGN, from the coding sequence ATGAAAAGATATTTTCTGGGCACCCTCCTTCTGGTGTTGGGGTTCCTGGTGGTTGCAGGAAGGGGGGAGAACCGTTTTCTTGAACTTATTCCGGCACCGTTTCATCCACCCGGACAACTGGTAGCCAAGGTGGAGCGGGTAGTTGATGGCGATACCATAATCGTACGGTTAAATAAAGGCCGGAAAGAAAGAGTGCGGTTAATCGGAATTGATACACCGGAAACGAAGCACCCTTCCAAAGGGGTAGAGCCTTACGGCCGGGAAGCAACCGCTTTTACCCGGAGGCTGGTAGAGGGGCGGTGGGTCAAGCTTGAATTGGACGTACAGGAAAGAGATAGATACGGCCGCCTGTTGTCCTACGTGTACATAGGCGATACTTTTGTGAATGCGGAGCTGGTTAGAAGGGGCTATGCCAGGGTAATGACAGTGCCTCCTAACGTAAAGTATGCTGATCTTTTTTTGTCTCTGGAACAGGAGGCCCGGAGGCAAAAAAGAGGTCTATGGGGACTTGGAAATTAA
- a CDS encoding antitoxin Xre/MbcA/ParS toxin-binding domain-containing protein — protein MKKKQKNNPSSYGNGEEYAGGCDARDQKVIDFDRWRFEHAVKSLKAKLGYYSDNPAFDEAKASAFVYYFGDLEDSELEELGEEQWLEFLEWFIFDYPVKEDKTVVALFKDAFYSRLNGAEQQLLEKWISARISLYKVKEVVSPTRVILEDLLRGGTYCLKHDKAGDEFAPNSLVVTRLLAAGDYYEVSLRADIIPGFCFDALIKMILEDYNFYRKEFASKGVFDWDQYLQLGGLDLRTMVEELAETLEGPERQPNLKNLAGGDVLLEEYSRLRDLTADLLPELGQLLQNLHWEEYFTRWIDEPNPELEGETPRTKCKTSEGRRQVEELLRKMEKQGDFSYDLNRVRKKLGILNGSKSPAVSDYRWEKPAYRRVALLIQDKMEEDGYTPEQIGNALKLWYDFTKQKEPRFRKPAVWAATVEYSIARLEYMKEVTQQYLAGKYAISPNTISANYRQIYEALSISGFDARYSTQEAPNIGWERLALWLKDIL, from the coding sequence ATGAAAAAGAAACAGAAAAATAACCCTAGTTCTTACGGCAACGGGGAAGAATATGCAGGCGGCTGCGATGCCAGAGACCAAAAGGTTATTGACTTTGACCGCTGGCGCTTTGAGCATGCCGTAAAATCTCTTAAGGCGAAATTAGGTTACTATTCTGATAATCCTGCTTTCGACGAGGCCAAGGCCAGTGCTTTCGTTTATTATTTTGGTGACTTGGAAGACAGCGAATTGGAAGAACTGGGAGAAGAGCAGTGGCTGGAATTTTTAGAGTGGTTCATTTTCGATTATCCGGTCAAAGAAGATAAAACGGTTGTTGCCTTGTTTAAAGATGCATTTTACAGCCGCTTAAATGGAGCGGAGCAACAACTTCTAGAAAAATGGATCTCGGCCAGGATTTCTCTGTATAAGGTTAAAGAGGTGGTGTCACCTACCCGTGTTATTTTAGAGGATTTATTACGGGGAGGTACTTACTGTTTGAAACATGATAAAGCCGGGGATGAATTTGCGCCGAATTCCCTGGTGGTTACCCGCTTGTTGGCGGCGGGGGATTACTACGAAGTTTCCTTGCGGGCAGATATTATTCCTGGCTTTTGCTTCGACGCTCTTATTAAAATGATTCTGGAAGACTACAATTTTTACCGGAAAGAATTTGCTTCGAAAGGAGTTTTCGACTGGGACCAGTACTTGCAGCTGGGAGGACTCGACCTGCGGACCATGGTGGAAGAACTGGCTGAAACCCTTGAAGGTCCTGAACGCCAACCGAATCTCAAAAATTTGGCCGGCGGGGATGTCCTGCTAGAAGAATATTCAAGATTAAGAGATTTAACGGCAGATTTGCTGCCTGAACTGGGGCAGCTGCTGCAGAACCTTCATTGGGAGGAATATTTCACTCGCTGGATTGATGAACCGAACCCGGAACTGGAAGGGGAAACTCCGCGAACTAAGTGCAAGACTTCAGAAGGGCGACGACAGGTAGAAGAATTGTTGCGTAAGATGGAGAAGCAGGGAGATTTCTCCTATGACCTGAATAGAGTCCGGAAAAAACTGGGTATTCTTAACGGTTCCAAGTCCCCTGCAGTGTCTGATTACCGGTGGGAAAAGCCTGCCTACCGGCGAGTGGCTCTCTTAATCCAGGATAAAATGGAGGAAGACGGCTATACACCGGAGCAGATTGGTAATGCTTTAAAGCTTTGGTATGATTTTACCAAACAAAAGGAACCCCGGTTCCGCAAGCCGGCCGTTTGGGCAGCGACGGTAGAGTACTCAATTGCCCGTTTAGAGTATATGAAAGAGGTAACCCAGCAATACCTCGCCGGGAAGTATGCGATTTCTCCCAATACCATCTCCGCTAACTATCGCCAAATTTACGAGGCTTTGAGTATATCGGGGTTTGATGCCCGGTATTCTACGCAAGAGGCTCCGAACATCGGGTGGGAAAGGCTGGCTTTATGGCTAAAGGATATTCTTTAA
- a CDS encoding HAD family hydrolase, whose translation MLRINIPGRKDIILKYLVLDMNGTIAIEGHISEETISQINTLAEKLEVFVLTADTFGKAREACSSINAKLVIMDPARPGGQTKAEFVEKLGAEFTAALGNGYNDRLMLKKAALGILVLEEEGCSAHSLLAADVVVRNIRDGLNLLLKPKRLVATLRD comes from the coding sequence ATGCTGCGGATAAACATACCGGGCCGAAAAGACATTATCCTGAAGTACCTGGTTTTGGATATGAACGGAACCATAGCGATAGAAGGTCATATATCAGAAGAAACGATATCGCAAATTAATACTTTGGCCGAAAAGCTAGAAGTTTTTGTGTTGACTGCCGATACTTTCGGCAAAGCCAGGGAAGCCTGCAGCAGTATCAACGCCAAACTGGTAATCATGGATCCGGCGCGGCCGGGTGGGCAGACCAAAGCTGAATTTGTGGAGAAACTAGGCGCCGAATTTACGGCAGCTTTGGGTAACGGGTATAACGACCGGTTGATGCTTAAAAAAGCTGCTTTAGGCATACTTGTCCTAGAAGAAGAAGGGTGTTCTGCCCACAGTCTGCTGGCAGCCGACGTGGTTGTAAGAAATATCAGGGACGGTCTTAACCTGTTATTGAAGCCGAAGAGGCTGGTGGCTACCCTCAGGGATTGA